A window of Natranaerovirga pectinivora contains these coding sequences:
- a CDS encoding LytR/AlgR family response regulator transcription factor codes for MINILVVEDQEQQRRKLVRILRQAKYEANIFEAATGKEAVKIFNSHNIDLFFLDIQLPDISGLKIAEIIRSIPKYELTFMVIITTHIAYQLQSFKQYHCYDFIEKPYESKEVIEIANRLLKGIKVDEPSKEEDNIYFKLKNCIIKVKVDDILFIESQKRNCIIHTVNGLHIVPNMTMKDILQEISKSYFMKTHKSYIINIKKVIEVEKVDRNSWLVYFVSYNQPAFISNNFKDAFLEQLESEKKKYN; via the coding sequence ATGATTAATATATTGGTTGTTGAAGATCAAGAACAACAAAGACGAAAGCTTGTAAGAATACTAAGACAAGCCAAATATGAAGCAAATATTTTTGAAGCAGCTACTGGTAAAGAAGCTGTGAAAATATTCAATAGCCATAATATAGATTTATTTTTTTTAGATATACAATTGCCTGATATATCAGGTTTGAAAATTGCAGAAATAATAAGATCAATTCCTAAGTATGAATTAACTTTTATGGTTATTATAACAACGCATATTGCATATCAATTACAATCATTTAAGCAGTATCATTGTTATGATTTTATAGAAAAACCTTATGAATCAAAAGAAGTTATTGAAATTGCTAATAGATTGCTAAAAGGGATTAAAGTAGATGAGCCATCAAAAGAAGAGGATAATATATACTTTAAACTTAAAAATTGCATTATAAAAGTAAAAGTTGATGACATACTTTTTATAGAATCACAAAAAAGGAATTGTATTATACATACAGTAAATGGGTTACACATTGTTCCTAATATGACCATGAAAGATATTTTACAAGAGATTAGCAAAAGTTATTTTATGAAAACGCATAAATCTTATATTATTAATATAAAGAAAGTCATTGAGGTGGAAAAAGTCGATAGAAATTCTTGGTTAGTATATTTTGTTTCCTATAACCAACCTGCTTTTATAAGCAATAATTTTAAGGATGCTTTCTTAGAACAACTTGAATCTGAGAAAAAGAAATATAATTGA
- a CDS encoding CvfB family protein, with translation MIALGLKQKLIINRKSEIGVYLTDDKNSQEVLLPKKQVPSDIAEGDEIEVFIYKDSKDRIIATTNEPKIFLKEIKVLKVVEVTPIGAFLDWGLEKDLLLPFKEQTVKVKEGKEYPVALYIDKSDRLCATMDLYKYLESQSPYDKDDAIKGNIYDIKESFGAFVAIDLKYQGLIQKNELINLKVGDEVEGRVTEVREDGKLNISLREKAYLQMDDDADMIIKKLEANGGQLNLSDNSPPEEIKLQLNISKKAYKRAVGRLLKNEKIKITEKGIELK, from the coding sequence ATGATAGCGTTAGGACTTAAACAAAAATTAATAATCAACAGAAAATCAGAAATAGGGGTTTATTTAACAGATGATAAAAACTCACAAGAAGTATTGCTGCCTAAAAAACAAGTGCCAAGTGATATTGCAGAAGGGGACGAGATTGAAGTCTTCATATACAAGGATTCAAAAGATAGAATAATCGCTACAACAAATGAGCCTAAAATATTTCTGAAGGAAATAAAGGTTCTAAAGGTTGTTGAAGTAACACCTATTGGTGCATTTTTAGATTGGGGCTTAGAAAAAGATCTATTGCTTCCATTTAAAGAACAAACAGTAAAGGTAAAAGAAGGTAAAGAATATCCTGTAGCATTATATATTGATAAAAGTGATAGGCTATGTGCAACTATGGATTTGTATAAGTATTTAGAGAGTCAATCACCATATGATAAGGATGATGCTATTAAAGGAAACATATATGATATTAAAGAAAGCTTTGGGGCTTTTGTCGCAATTGATTTAAAATATCAAGGGCTTATTCAAAAAAATGAACTTATAAATCTAAAAGTTGGAGATGAAGTTGAAGGTCGTGTAACAGAAGTCCGTGAAGATGGAAAATTAAATATTAGTTTGCGAGAGAAAGCATATTTGCAAATGGATGATGATGCAGACATGATTATTAAAAAATTAGAAGCCAATGGGGGACAATTGAATCTGAGTGACAATAGCCCTCCTGAGGAAATAAAGTTACAATTAAATATAAGTAAAAAAGCATATAAAAGAGCAGTTGGACGCTTATTAAAAAATGAAAAAATTAAAATTACTGAAAAAGGCATTGAATTAAAGTAA
- a CDS encoding DHH family phosphoesterase, with protein MLKLTTLLAFDTIVIQCHDNPDVDSIASGFALYTYFKSHNKLVRLIYSGRFIISKPNLIDMIEALNIPIEYVKELQIDGLLLTIDCQYGAGNVKKLIANNVAIIDHHQVEIANIPLSEIRPYLGSCSTLVWDLLRDEGFDINLHQNVSTALYYGLFCDTNNFAEISHPLDKDMRDNIYYDYNLIRKLKNSNLTLNDLEIAGIALIKCFHDPTYNFAIFKAHPCDPNILGFISDLALQVNTIDLCIVYNLSANGYKFSVRSCVKEIMASDMASYLCENIGSGGGHLEKAGGFINISSYTDKYPSVNIDSFFLNRIKSYYDSYEILFSDSINMDYKEMTLYKKHNISIGYVKSSMIYIEGTPLLIRTIEGDIDIYSSEYIYLMIDLNGDVSPITKNEFENKYLPTDEPFTLDIDYFPSVKIIESNEIINLKSYAKSCIPRNESYAYIKKLNKNIKLFTKRDSYKYMSGSKEDYIAIDKDNPSQVYIITKEGLQLNYTKV; from the coding sequence ATGTTAAAATTAACTACCCTTCTGGCATTTGATACTATTGTAATTCAATGTCATGATAACCCTGATGTTGATTCAATTGCATCTGGATTTGCATTATATACTTATTTTAAAAGTCATAATAAATTAGTACGCTTAATCTATAGTGGCCGTTTCATTATATCAAAGCCTAATTTAATAGATATGATTGAAGCATTGAATATTCCCATTGAATACGTTAAAGAACTACAAATAGATGGCTTATTACTAACTATAGATTGTCAATACGGTGCAGGCAATGTGAAAAAATTAATCGCTAATAACGTAGCCATTATTGACCACCATCAAGTAGAGATTGCTAATATACCTTTATCCGAAATCAGACCCTATTTAGGGAGTTGCTCTACTTTGGTATGGGATCTTTTAAGAGATGAAGGCTTCGATATAAACCTTCATCAAAATGTATCTACTGCCTTATATTATGGTTTATTTTGTGATACCAATAATTTTGCTGAGATATCCCACCCCTTAGATAAAGATATGAGGGATAATATCTACTACGACTATAATTTAATTCGCAAACTTAAAAACTCTAACCTTACACTTAACGACTTAGAAATTGCCGGTATCGCCCTTATAAAATGTTTTCACGACCCAACCTATAATTTTGCTATATTTAAAGCCCATCCTTGTGACCCTAATATTTTAGGCTTTATTAGTGACCTTGCCTTACAAGTGAATACTATTGATTTATGTATTGTTTATAATTTGTCTGCAAATGGTTATAAATTTTCTGTTCGTAGTTGTGTTAAAGAAATTATGGCAAGTGATATGGCCTCTTATTTATGTGAAAATATTGGTTCGGGAGGTGGTCACTTGGAAAAAGCTGGAGGCTTTATAAACATTAGTAGCTATACTGATAAATATCCTAGTGTTAATATTGATTCTTTCTTCTTAAATAGAATTAAATCCTATTATGACAGCTATGAAATTCTTTTTAGTGATAGTATAAATATGGATTATAAGGAAATGACGCTTTATAAAAAGCATAATATCTCTATTGGTTATGTTAAATCCTCAATGATTTATATCGAAGGCACACCACTATTAATTAGAACCATCGAAGGTGACATTGATATTTATTCTTCTGAGTATATTTATTTAATGATCGATCTGAATGGAGATGTATCTCCCATTACTAAAAATGAGTTTGAGAATAAATATCTGCCTACTGATGAGCCCTTTACTTTAGATATTGACTATTTTCCCTCAGTTAAAATTATTGAAAGTAATGAAATTATTAACTTAAAATCCTATGCAAAGTCTTGTATTCCAAGAAATGAATCTTATGCTTATATAAAGAAATTAAACAAAAATATAAAACTCTTTACCAAACGAGATAGTTATAAATATATGTCTGGTAGCAAAGAAGATTATATTGCCATTGATAAAGATAATCCTTCACAAGTATATATCATAACTAAAGAAGGGCTACAATTAAATTACACAAAAGTATAA
- a CDS encoding undecaprenyl diphosphate synthase family protein — translation MNTNFKRLPKHIGIIPDGNRRWASDQNKGKHEGYQFGIDPGFNLYELCLELGINELTFYGFTQDNTKRPKIQTEAFQKACVDAVIKLANRDANLLVIGNTDSTVFPKDLLPFANKRVSFGKGLININFLVNYGWHWDLEYSKTKERNEEGNLYNTIASSDISRIDLIIRWGGRRRLSGFLPVQSVYSDFYILDDYWPDFKSDHLYKALDWYQTQDVTLGG, via the coding sequence ATGAATACAAATTTCAAAAGACTTCCTAAACATATTGGTATCATTCCTGATGGTAATCGAAGATGGGCAAGTGATCAAAACAAAGGAAAGCATGAAGGTTACCAATTTGGTATTGACCCAGGCTTTAATCTATATGAACTTTGTCTTGAATTAGGGATTAACGAATTGACTTTTTATGGCTTTACTCAAGACAATACAAAACGTCCAAAAATTCAAACTGAAGCATTTCAAAAAGCCTGTGTTGATGCCGTTATAAAATTAGCCAATAGAGATGCTAACCTTTTGGTTATTGGTAATACTGATTCTACCGTTTTCCCAAAAGACTTATTACCCTTTGCTAACAAACGTGTTTCTTTTGGAAAAGGTCTTATAAATATTAATTTTCTTGTAAATTATGGATGGCACTGGGACCTTGAATATTCAAAAACAAAAGAAAGGAATGAAGAAGGAAATTTATACAATACTATTGCATCCTCAGATATATCTAGAATAGATTTAATAATAAGATGGGGTGGAAGAAGAAGATTAAGCGGCTTTTTACCAGTACAATCTGTTTACTCAGACTTTTATATACTCGATGACTATTGGCCTGATTTTAAATCAGATCACTTATACAAAGCATTAGATTGGTACCAAACTCAAGACGTTACCTTAGGTGGATAG
- a CDS encoding DUF2179 domain-containing protein, with translation MLVNILIYLLIFVVKVFEVTLATTRIVLITKGEKLKGAIIGFFEVIIWIILISTVLADVTSDPFKVLIYSLGFAVGNYVGTIFEQKLGFGTVRLETIVKEEDGIKLTKELRDNGFAVTVVLGEGMHYKRHVLIMHIKRKRTEKAIQLIRNLQPDVVITVNEVKPVYGGYGLFKK, from the coding sequence ATGCTAGTAAACATTTTAATTTATCTTCTCATTTTTGTTGTTAAAGTCTTTGAAGTTACATTGGCAACAACAAGAATTGTATTGATTACAAAAGGCGAAAAACTAAAAGGTGCAATTATAGGGTTTTTTGAGGTTATTATATGGATTATTTTAATTTCTACAGTTTTAGCAGATGTTACTTCTGATCCATTTAAAGTTCTTATTTATTCCCTTGGTTTTGCAGTGGGTAATTATGTTGGTACTATTTTCGAGCAAAAATTAGGATTTGGAACGGTTCGTTTAGAAACCATTGTGAAGGAAGAAGATGGTATAAAACTTACAAAAGAACTTAGAGACAATGGATTTGCAGTTACTGTTGTACTAGGTGAAGGAATGCATTATAAAAGACATGTTTTAATAATGCATATAAAAAGAAAAAGAACTGAAAAAGCAATACAATTAATTAGAAATCTTCAACCAGATGTGGTTATAACTGTGAATGAAGTAAAACCTGTCTATGGAGGTTATGGATTGTTTAAAAAATAA